tCACTATAAATCTCGAATCTCCAGCTTTTTCCCCCGTTTTAACTGGTTTTTTGACGCGTAATAGTCAGATCTGATTAGTTTCTTACAGATCTCGATCTAGTattctttttattcttttcaACGGTAGATCTTATTATTGAAACGGCTCTTTGTTTTCTCGGATCTTAGGTATTTGATTATGCAGGAACTTTGAATCTTGGTAGATctgattaatttaattatttctctTACATCATAAGTTATTACATAGACTTAGTTACTTCTCTGTTTATGTCCTCTGGTATTCAAAGAAACGAGAAGCTAACctctcttctgtttttttttttttttgaatatgatGGCAGGTAACTGCGGTTAAATGTTTTAGCCAGGGAAGCAGAAGCAATCTTTCTTTTACGCTTCGCCCTCTTCCTACCCGCCTGAGCGTCTCTTGCGCGGTAAGCCTTCTTGTCTTCTTCCATACTACACAGAACATATAGTTACAGGATATGTTATTGTTCTGCTAATCTAACTCAACACTTTGAAACAATGTTTTTATTACAATGGTGTTTTTTAAATTGTTGGTTTACAGGCAAAACCTGAGACAGTGGACAAAGTGTGTGAAGTGGTCAAAAAGCAACTCTCACTTAAAGAGGGCGACCAAGTTACGGCTGCCACCAAATTTGCTGAACTTGGTGCTGATTCTCTTGATACGGTACTACTTATCCAACAACTGTAAACAAGTTATCATACTGTGTTTAGGCTAGTGACACGTGTGTGGTTGTGTGTTCAGGTGGAGATTGTGATGGGCCTGGAGGAAGCGTTCGATATAGAAATGGAGGAGGACAAAGCACAGGCGATTGAGACAGTCGAGGAAGCAGCTGAGCTCATTGAGGAGATTTTGAAAGCAAAGGCTTAAGTCCAAATCATTTATTACAAAACCAAACGATGGA
This genomic stretch from Brassica napus cultivar Da-Ae chromosome C9, Da-Ae, whole genome shotgun sequence harbors:
- the LOC111215763 gene encoding acyl carrier protein 3, chloroplastic-like translates to MASMAAASTSLQARPRQMVTAVKCFSQGSRSNLSFTLRPLPTRLSVSCAAKPETVDKVCEVVKKQLSLKEGDQVTAATKFAELGADSLDTVEIVMGLEEAFDIEMEEDKAQAIETVEEAAELIEEILKAKA